The Bacteroidota bacterium genomic interval GTCGCGTTCGCCGTGGGCGTCGGCTGGGCGTAGAGGCCAGCGAAGCGCCGCAGCCGGTCGGACCCGAAGCGGCGGAGCCGGTGGTTCGACTCGTCGAGGTCGAGCATCCGCCGCTCGGGGTCGAGCAGCACCTCGCGCACGTCGCCCTCCACGGTGAGGGTGTAGGTCTCGCTCGTCCACGGCCACGGCGCGGCGACGGTCCAGCCCTCGGGGACGGCCTTCTGCCCGCGCATCACCGTCGGCGGAACCGTCACCATGCGCTCCGAGCCGTCGGCGAAGCGGAGGCGGAGGTCGACCGGGAGGACGCCCGGCTCGCGCCGCTCCAGCGTGACCGCCGAGCGGGCCTGCCCGTTCGCCCGCTCCACGTCGAGGCCGGCAGCAGCGTAGTCGTAGCGCACGCCGCCGTCGAGGAGTTGCTCGAAGAGCCAGTCGAGCTGGAGCCCGCTTACGTCTTGGGCGACGGCGAGCACGTCGGCCGGGTAGGGGTGCCGGAAGGAGAAGCGGCGGACGTACTCCCGGAGGATCTCGTCCCGGACGGCGTCGCCCGCGACGTAGCCGAGGAGGTCGGCGAGGACGCGGCCGGCCGAGTACGACGCCGCGCCGTAGGCGGTGTTGGTCTCGAACCAGTCGGAGGGCGTGTTGGGCCGCTCGTAGAGCCCGAGCCGCTGAAGCTGCGCGATGCGCGCCCGCGCCCCAGCGTGGCTCGGCGGGCCAGGCGGGGCGAGGCCCTCGGTGGCGAGGACGTGGCGCACGCCCTCGGTGGTGGCGAAGCTCGTGAAGCCCTCGTCCATCCACGCGAAGTCGGTTTCGTTGGTCGCGACGACCCCGTAGAACCACATGTGGGCGAACTCGTGCGTCGTCACGCCGAGCGCCGAGAGGGGCGAGCGCCGCCCGGTGATGAGCGTCGCCATCGGGTACTCCATCCCGCCGTCGCCGCCCTGGACGACGGTGAACTGCGGCCACGGGTAGGTCCCGAAGCGGGCGCTGAAGTAGCGCGTCAGCTCCGCCGTCCGCGCCCCGAGCTGCGCCCAGTTCTCGGCTACATCGGGCTGGTAGAGGAGGTGGAGCGTGACCGGCTCGGTGCGGCCCGGCACATCGGTCACCGACAGCGTCTCGTGGAGGTAGTCCGGGTCGGCGGCCCAGGCGAAGTCGTGGACCTGCTCGGCGCGGAAGTGCCACGTCAGCGAGTCGGCCGCTGACGCTGGACCCGGCGCGACGGGGCCGAGGCCGGGCGGCTGGTCGTACCCGTGCCCGACGGCCTCGGGGTTCTGGAGCACGCCCGTCGCCCCGACGACGTAGTCCGCCGGCAGCGTGAGGCGGACGTCGAACGTCCCGAACGGCGCGTAGAACTCGCGCCCGATGTAGGGGTCGGCGTGCCAGCCGACGGCGTCGTAGGCCGCCATCTTCGGGTACCACTGCGTCATCGAGTAGTCGATTCCCTCGCGGCTGTCGCGCCCCGAGCGCCGCGTCTGGAGCGGCACCTGGGACTCGAACTCCATCTCGAAGACCGCCGACCCCCCCGGCAGGATCGGCCGGGCGAGGTCCACCTCCAGCACCGTGTCCTCGACCCGGAACGCGACCGGCGCGCCGTCCTGGGTGAGCGAGCGGACCCGGTGCCACCCGACCTCCTCCGGCCCGAGGTTGAAGATGCGCGGCACGACGCGGCGGTCGGGGTCGGGGAGGGCGCGGTTGCGCTCGGCCATCATCGAGCCCGGGTGGAAGGCGTTGAAGTAGAGGTGGTAGTAGACCTGGCGGAGCGTGTCGGGCGCGTTGTTGGTGTAGACCAGGCGCTGCTCGCCGAGGACGCGGTGGCGGTCGGCCTGGAGGTGGATGTCCATCTCGTAGGCGACGGCCTGCTGCCACGGCGCGGCCTGCTGGGCGTGTGCGGTGGGGACGAAGAGGAGGACGGCGAGGAGGAGGGCAGGGCGCATCGGATGGGGTGCGGTCAGGAGTAGGCCGAAGGTAGGCGCGGAGCCTCGTGAGCGCAATGCGGTCAGCATCTCGTATGTGTGGGTACGGAGGCACAGCACGGCCTGCAGCGCTCGGCCTCTCGCGCTACGCCGCCAGACCCCGTCGCTATCTTGGCCGGCATAAGACGGAGAGACCTAGGAACGTATTAGGAACGTATTTCGCAGCTACTGATCCGTGGAACTATGACCAAAGCCGACCTCGTGGACCGCATCGCCGACGGAACCGGCCTCACGAAACTCGAAACCGAGGCCGTCATCGACGGTTTCCTCCTCACCGTCCGCGAAACCCTCGAAGCCGACGGTGCGGTAGAACTGCGCGGGTTCGGCTCGTTCCGGGTCAAGGAACGCGCGGCCCGCACCGCCCGCAACCCGCAGACCGGCGCGTCGGTGGCCGTGCCGCGCCACTTCGTGCCGGTCTTCAAGGCCTCGCAGGAGTTTCGCCGCACCGTGAACGAGGCCCACCTCGCCGCCGAGCGCCGAAGCGGGTGAGGATTGAAGATGGAGAATGGAGGGTGGGAGACAGCAGGCCTCGTCGATCCTCTATCTTCCACTCTCTATCCTCCGGTGGCGCGAAGCAGAAGCGCTCGTCTCACGGCCCCGGCAGCTCGAACACGATGCCCTCTCCCGTCTGCTCTGCCTGCGGTGCTCGCCTCGCGCCCGACGCGAGCCGCTGCGACCTCTGCGGCCACATGGTCGGCGAGGAGGTGGTGACGGAGGACGAGGCGACGCTCGAGCCGGAGCCCGAGGCGAGCGCACCCGGCCCGGCCCTGCCGGAGCCCGCACCGGAGCCTGTGGCCGAAGTAGCGGTCGAAGCCGGGCCGTTCTGCACGAGCTGCGGGACGAAGAACCCGGCGCATGCGCGCTTCTGCTACCAGTGCGGGCAAGCGCTCGTGACGGCAGCGAACCCCGCGCCCCCCACCGCGCCGGTGCCCATCGTGCCTGTCGCCGAGTCGAGACCTGCGGTGCCGCCTCCCATGCCGCCTCCGGCCCCTGCCTCGGTGGGGCGTCCCTCGTCGGACGCGGGGAAGCGCGCGCTTGCGCTGGTCGGCGTGGCGCTGCTGGCCGTGGTCGTGCTCTTCTTCATCACCCAGGCCAGCACCGACCCCCCGGCGGCGACGCCTGCCGCTGCGACCGGCACGGCCCCGGCAGGCGCGGCAGCGCCGCCCCCGGCGGAGGCGGCCCCCGAGCTTCCGGCCGAGGTCGAGGCGCGGGCCGCAGCGCTCGAAGACGAGATCGCAGCCGCGACCGGCGACGAGCGCCTGGCGAAGCAGGAAGACCTCGCCGGGCTCTACGCCCGGAGCGGGGCCTTCGCCCTCGCCGCACCGATCCAGCAGGAGGTCGCCGAGGTGCGGCAGACCGCCCTCGCCTGGGCCGACGCGGGCTCGCTCTACCTCGCCCACATGCTGCGCACCCAGGGCGAGACCCGGACCTTCTACGCCCAGCGCGCCGCCGAGAACTACGAGCGATCCGTCGCCCTCGACGACACCGACCTCGACGTGCGGACGGACCTCGCGACGGCCTACC includes:
- a CDS encoding M1 family metallopeptidase, whose protein sequence is MRPALLLAVLLFVPTAHAQQAAPWQQAVAYEMDIHLQADRHRVLGEQRLVYTNNAPDTLRQVYYHLYFNAFHPGSMMAERNRALPDPDRRVVPRIFNLGPEEVGWHRVRSLTQDGAPVAFRVEDTVLEVDLARPILPGGSAVFEMEFESQVPLQTRRSGRDSREGIDYSMTQWYPKMAAYDAVGWHADPYIGREFYAPFGTFDVRLTLPADYVVGATGVLQNPEAVGHGYDQPPGLGPVAPGPASAADSLTWHFRAEQVHDFAWAADPDYLHETLSVTDVPGRTEPVTLHLLYQPDVAENWAQLGARTAELTRYFSARFGTYPWPQFTVVQGGDGGMEYPMATLITGRRSPLSALGVTTHEFAHMWFYGVVATNETDFAWMDEGFTSFATTEGVRHVLATEGLAPPGPPSHAGARARIAQLQRLGLYERPNTPSDWFETNTAYGAASYSAGRVLADLLGYVAGDAVRDEILREYVRRFSFRHPYPADVLAVAQDVSGLQLDWLFEQLLDGGVRYDYAAAGLDVERANGQARSAVTLERREPGVLPVDLRLRFADGSERMVTVPPTVMRGQKAVPEGWTVAAPWPWTSETYTLTVEGDVREVLLDPERRMLDLDESNHRLRRFGSDRLRRFAGLYAQPTPTANATTYALSSITAYSHDYGVGVGAQLRTALPNGRGTLQLGLTLWPQVIADENQGFDLEGVFPDVLPSGDPFPVSLASSGDAFESSPLDGIDYTAVYTRQLFGLGPLDDVRFEAQKHLGILENRVSLTKVLGRYPTLRRWDHSLTFTLGHQHRVTGRAFEDFDAFPTRLDTRSGLTFPDAFGLDTGFGEDHLVSARLDYRIGDARGEVTVTGEIGGAMGIYEDSAPAFAVGSEFNANRLWMTATKATDLGPFEGVARLALGIGSDRLSPQKRFRLGASSVETAWRSDAYRVLAAVPDDPQRDGQFFALSGIGPVAYLVREPSLTADGIRLPRSNQPTSGTSLIAGSLALRLGPARLLGLSRSAEAVLAPLRLEVFSGFGGVTSDFAADAGLGVRYDLGALAPLARASRLAGLVAQSDVLRGLHLVAKFPVWASEPDRIGPDEEAFGFRWLVGIEAGL
- a CDS encoding HU family DNA-binding protein; this translates as MTKADLVDRIADGTGLTKLETEAVIDGFLLTVRETLEADGAVELRGFGSFRVKERAARTARNPQTGASVAVPRHFVPVFKASQEFRRTVNEAHLAAERRSG
- a CDS encoding zinc-ribbon domain-containing protein; the encoded protein is MPSPVCSACGARLAPDASRCDLCGHMVGEEVVTEDEATLEPEPEASAPGPALPEPAPEPVAEVAVEAGPFCTSCGTKNPAHARFCYQCGQALVTAANPAPPTAPVPIVPVAESRPAVPPPMPPPAPASVGRPSSDAGKRALALVGVALLAVVVLFFITQASTDPPAATPAAATGTAPAGAAAPPPAEAAPELPAEVEARAAALEDEIAAATGDERLAKQEDLAGLYARSGAFALAAPIQQEVAEVRQTALAWADAGSLYLAHMLRTQGETRTFYAQRAAENYERSVALDDTDLDVRTDLATAYLNDGLNPMQAVETVKEVLGEDPEHVRANFNFGLMLAQISRTDQAQERFEKVLTLTEAGDPVRERAEQELARLQAAASGTANG